In Chitinophaga oryzae, the sequence TGGAGATCCACACGTTTTCCCAGGCCGGCGGCAGCACCAGCTTACGGATACGCTCCAGCACGGTATCGTCGGTGATGACGGCGCCGTGTTCATCTTTATAGACAAAGTCGCCGTTCTTCGTGCGTTCGCGGGAGTAGCCGGGAGCGCCGGCCTTCACGTAGCGTAATTTCACTGCCCTGGCTACCGCCACGGGGTCTGTTATGATCGCGGTGTTATCCATTTACAATTTCTCCTCCGTTAGGGTGCAGGATTTGTCCGGTGAGGTAAGAAGATTCTTCACAGGCCAGGAAAACGTAGCAGTGCGCCACCTCCACAGGCTGGCCCGCCCGTTTCTGGGGCACGTCCGACCCGAATTTGGACACTTCCTCCGGTGTAAAGGTTGCCGGGATGAGCGGCGTCCAGATAGGGCCCGGCGCTACGCCATTTACCCGGATACCCTTTTCCGTCAGGGATGCCGACAACGAACGGACGAAGCTCACAATAGCGCCTTTGGTGGCGCTGTAGTCGATGAGATGGCTGCTGCCGCGGTAGGCCGTCACGGAAGTGGTGCAGATAATGCAGCTGCCTTTTTTCAGGTGCGGCAATGCCGCGCGGGTGAGGTAAAAATGCGGGTAGATATTCGTCTCAAAAGTCTTATGCAACTGTTCTGCAGTGATATCTTCCAATCCCTGCTGCGGGTACTGCACCGCCGCATTGTTGACCACTATGTCCAGTGTTTTAAACTGTTTGATGACTTTTTTGATGATATCCTGGCAATGTTTTTCCTGGCGGATATCTCCTGCAATGGTAAGGCATTGGCGACCGTAACGTGCTACTTCTTTAGCGGTGATGGCGGCATCTTCTTTTTCGTCATAAAAAGAGATGGCCACGTCTGCCCCTTCGCGGGCG encodes:
- a CDS encoding SDR family oxidoreductase — protein: MQKSNPKKAVRPAQQQRRQPGLETAMDPKPVFDKKQPSKGRLQGKVAVITGGDSGIGRAVAVAFAREGADVAISFYDEKEDAAITAKEVARYGRQCLTIAGDIRQEKHCQDIIKKVIKQFKTLDIVVNNAAVQYPQQGLEDITAEQLHKTFETNIYPHFYLTRAALPHLKKGSCIICTTSVTAYRGSSHLIDYSATKGAIVSFVRSLSASLTEKGIRVNGVAPGPIWTPLIPATFTPEEVSKFGSDVPQKRAGQPVEVAHCYVFLACEESSYLTGQILHPNGGEIVNG